Proteins found in one Nitrospirota bacterium genomic segment:
- a CDS encoding glycosyltransferase, which translates to MPQISIIIRTKNEEDSVGMTLQGIFRQKGDLSPEVLVIDSGSTDRTLEIAGTYPVKIITIPPSDFTYGHALNRGIRESSGKIACLLSAHSVPEGTEWLAELVKPITGGTAHATYGRQIPVKGVNPFEEVSLSRHFPETERAAGRVPFSNANCAFLRQMWEKVQFDEKLTSWEDYLWYILLKDSYTFRYCPRAAVSHSHPFSVRDIVQRRYNDGMAFRMIKDTYGIDVVEDLYPGMTAKLRMFLSDMASHAVFFSKKGYKKYILLIPVVRICAYFTYWRGFRSAG; encoded by the coding sequence ATGCCACAGATATCAATTATAATCAGGACAAAGAATGAAGAGGATTCCGTCGGGATGACCCTGCAGGGCATTTTCCGTCAAAAGGGAGACCTTTCTCCCGAGGTGCTCGTCATAGACTCGGGTTCTACGGACAGGACGCTTGAAATCGCGGGCACCTATCCGGTAAAGATCATCACCATCCCACCTTCAGATTTCACTTACGGGCATGCGCTCAACCGGGGCATCAGGGAATCTTCAGGGAAGATTGCCTGTCTTCTTTCCGCGCATTCCGTTCCCGAGGGAACAGAATGGCTTGCTGAACTGGTGAAGCCGATAACAGGTGGAACTGCCCATGCCACGTATGGCAGGCAGATTCCTGTGAAGGGGGTAAATCCTTTTGAGGAAGTATCCCTCAGCAGGCATTTCCCTGAGACCGAACGTGCTGCGGGCAGGGTGCCGTTCTCGAATGCAAACTGTGCCTTTCTCCGGCAGATGTGGGAGAAGGTGCAGTTCGATGAGAAACTGACGAGCTGGGAGGATTACCTCTGGTATATTCTCCTGAAAGATTCCTATACGTTCAGGTACTGTCCGAGGGCGGCTGTTTCCCATTCGCATCCTTTCTCTGTCAGGGATATTGTGCAAAGAAGGTATAATGACGGCATGGCATTCAGGATGATAAAGGATACCTACGGGATAGATGTCGTGGAAGACCTGTATCCGGGCATGACCGCCAAACTCAGGATGTTTCTCTCAGACATGGCAAGTCATGCAGTTTTTTTCAGTAAGAAGGGGTACAAAAAATATATTCTATTGATACCCGTTGTGAGGATATGCGCATATTTTACTTATTGGAGGGGCTTCAGATCGGCAGGATGA
- a CDS encoding glycosyltransferase family 4 protein, with translation MRILLGVHQFFPKYYAGTERYVLNLARQFQRFGHQVKVLTYAFNEDGHFQKGYSPKMYRKEYSYQGVPVVALKHAHQPDDHSFLFNFFDDEIYREVKMMLERDDPYDIFHCAHPFRIASSVPAARETGCKVVAMITDYFLMCPHGIMLRLDNTLCTGPEEGRNCRKYCFSRVTAHTWQKRMAQARDVVSLCDCMLSPSRFLIGLFDYSGVIPASHFALSRHGFDYALKQNWVLKEPGKTITFGYIGTIQYHKGVHIMLEGFSKCSAPQIRLQVWGGCYGDEGYQKRITKMAKKDPRIEIKGPYDYERIGETLREIDAVVVPSIWYENAPLTILSGLAFGIPVITSDIGGMREMVEDGKNGFIFRVGSPDSLAEKMKLIAEEPGVLSSIRKTAGFPIRIEEEALNAEMVFRGLLQ, from the coding sequence ATGAGGATACTTCTTGGTGTGCACCAGTTCTTCCCAAAATATTACGCAGGTACGGAACGATATGTGCTGAATCTCGCACGGCAGTTCCAGAGGTTTGGCCACCAGGTAAAGGTTCTGACTTATGCGTTCAACGAAGACGGGCACTTCCAGAAAGGCTATTCCCCGAAGATGTACAGGAAGGAATATTCATACCAGGGAGTACCTGTTGTCGCGTTAAAGCATGCGCATCAGCCGGATGACCACAGTTTTCTTTTCAATTTTTTCGATGACGAGATATACAGGGAAGTGAAGATGATGCTCGAACGCGATGATCCCTATGATATCTTCCATTGTGCCCATCCGTTCCGTATCGCTTCTTCTGTCCCCGCTGCCAGGGAGACAGGGTGCAAGGTTGTTGCCATGATTACGGATTATTTCCTGATGTGTCCGCACGGAATCATGCTCCGTCTCGACAACACCCTCTGCACCGGTCCGGAAGAAGGAAGGAATTGCAGAAAATACTGTTTCAGCAGGGTGACTGCACACACCTGGCAGAAAAGGATGGCCCAGGCCCGTGATGTGGTAAGTCTCTGTGATTGCATGCTTTCGCCTTCCCGTTTTCTCATCGGGCTTTTTGACTATTCCGGTGTCATCCCTGCCAGCCACTTTGCTCTGTCGCGGCACGGGTTTGACTATGCACTGAAGCAAAACTGGGTGTTAAAGGAACCGGGAAAGACGATTACCTTCGGCTACATCGGTACGATACAGTATCATAAAGGGGTACATATCATGCTTGAAGGTTTCAGCAAGTGCAGTGCACCACAGATCAGGCTGCAGGTCTGGGGCGGTTGTTACGGAGATGAAGGCTACCAGAAACGAATCACGAAAATGGCGAAAAAGGACCCGCGCATCGAAATCAAGGGCCCTTACGACTATGAACGGATCGGAGAAACGCTCAGGGAAATCGACGCTGTTGTTGTTCCCTCCATATGGTATGAGAACGCGCCGCTTACCATTCTCTCAGGGCTTGCCTTCGGTATCCCGGTAATCACCTCTGACATCGGGGGAATGCGCGAGATGGTTGAGGATGGCAAGAACGGATTTATCTTTAGGGTTGGCAGCCCTGACAGCCTCGCAGAAAAAATGAAGCTGATTGCGGAAGAGCCCGGGGTCCTCTCCTCAATACGAAAAACCGCCGGTTTCCCGATCCGGATTGAAGAAGAAGCGCTGAATGCTGAGATGGTGTTCAGGGGGCTGCTGCAGTGA
- a CDS encoding glycosyltransferase: protein MNILYVVNDFFPMYYGGVERYVLNISKQMQKSGHAVKVLTYGMDDRTRGYASKGKILHKQYTYENIPVISVRHPDIPPDIGFRIGDDMIEHDLFGIIQQENADVIHVAHPMKLNPVVNIASELHIPSVLTLTDFWLLCPRGRFFKPDYSACNSPMNGVKCIRECGIDSSVTERYKKAGEIFRKAAKIIAPSRFIIRVFENNGWDKEIALVRHGFAHGCAREAAKKRTRENGSVVFGYTGLITKFKGLDLLVESFRNIRNRNISLYIYGDIYQEWVWERTFYEDLVQSAQGDSRVRFMGRYTHNDLPEIFSTIDINVIPSTTLESYGLVVTESISYNVPVIVSDIVGSAYEYVSDGLNGFIFPVNSPGQLGQIMQRIADNPRLIDSLRDNIVLPPRIEEEAFMLEGIYKELVR, encoded by the coding sequence ATGAACATACTTTATGTAGTCAATGATTTCTTCCCGATGTATTACGGAGGCGTTGAAAGATATGTCCTGAATATCAGCAAACAGATGCAGAAATCAGGACATGCCGTAAAAGTCCTCACCTACGGGATGGATGACAGAACCCGGGGATACGCCTCGAAAGGGAAGATACTGCATAAACAGTATACATATGAAAATATCCCGGTGATATCAGTCAGACATCCGGATATCCCTCCTGATATCGGATTCAGAATCGGTGACGACATGATTGAACATGACCTCTTCGGGATCATTCAGCAGGAAAACGCGGACGTCATTCATGTTGCCCATCCCATGAAACTGAATCCGGTGGTCAATATCGCTTCAGAGCTGCATATCCCGTCAGTGCTGACGCTGACTGATTTCTGGCTCCTCTGCCCAAGGGGGAGGTTTTTCAAGCCGGACTATTCCGCCTGCAATTCCCCCATGAACGGCGTGAAATGCATCAGGGAATGCGGGATAGACTCCTCGGTCACCGAGCGGTACAAAAAGGCCGGGGAGATATTCCGGAAGGCTGCAAAAATAATCGCCCCTTCACGGTTCATTATCAGGGTTTTTGAAAACAACGGCTGGGACAAGGAGATCGCCCTGGTCAGGCATGGTTTTGCGCATGGCTGTGCTCGGGAAGCTGCAAAGAAACGCACGCGTGAAAACGGGTCCGTTGTGTTCGGGTATACAGGGCTGATCACAAAATTCAAGGGGCTTGACCTTCTGGTCGAATCGTTCCGGAACATCAGGAACAGGAACATCTCTTTGTATATCTACGGGGATATTTATCAGGAATGGGTGTGGGAACGGACTTTTTACGAGGATCTGGTGCAATCCGCTCAGGGGGACAGCCGGGTAAGGTTTATGGGGAGATATACCCATAACGACCTGCCGGAAATATTCAGTACGATAGATATCAACGTAATCCCGTCCACCACACTCGAAAGCTACGGGCTTGTCGTTACCGAAAGCATCTCGTACAATGTCCCGGTAATCGTCTCTGATATTGTGGGAAGCGCATATGAATATGTGTCAGACGGCCTGAACGGATTCATTTTCCCTGTGAATTCTCCCGGGCAGCTCGGGCAGATCATGCAGCGCATTGCAGATAATCCGCGGCTGATCGATTCATTGCGGGATAATATTGTGCTTCCGCCCCGGATCGAAGAGGAGGCCTTCATGCTTGAAGGTATTTACAAGGAATTGGTCCGTTGA
- a CDS encoding glycosyltransferase, whose protein sequence is MHTEQPSVSIIVRIKHSPKLLQRALKSIAAQTFRKIEVVLVDDGSFMLAEDEMQGILGHIPLSRVRCEKDTGNTHSGNTGIRRARGKYIGFLDDKDALYPEHVEVLRNLLAGSDYKVVYANCEAVSLSCVPGTDAFDEISEGSQGMWGPSSDVRLFEDAVPLSSILFDNDILRSSGGFDATLGMFEDWDLIIRIFSLTPFYHVAAVTSRYTREIRDCGLPATDPDQLRSAYIRVLEKHTEKITPHTIYSYLTCKEEFRREQERLIRSLEDELLRQKKYLGHAGSAPADSGPPGDQMSAVGHLTDIRKQLDEKNSYIEEIHRSLGWKMLMFYRQKIKTFVAPEGTKRQKFYRLALASMPLLREKGAPFVFRKAKNVLRRLRAEKNIEKEQYHIPAIHDEIPGTADVRVSVVIPTRNAGRDFRYTLEKISGQKGIREIELIIVDSGSEDGTLALAERYGARVFSVNPFDFNHGATRNFGAEKASGDFLVFMSQDAIPIGDLCLFNLISKMHQDMGIAAATLKQVPRSDADLFSCWQLWFYNDRLLRYSEDFVAALNTAYPEGVSPEEKRRLMQIDNVFSCFRREVFNRFRFREIAYAEDLDLGRRLIEGGHKILFMISSGVIHSHNRPAEYFFRRGYIDTRTLLQLLRHEPINWENVGITSVEQMLAYLYSLYKRVNYSMEEFAFSSGDGYPLDQLISAIKSQIQDTRNPLVLRGEPGIDRLFTRFFSGSFHQNGKSMPAGDDILMHQYFMFLDSFSEYLTGSNMRVVPGNMKKELIETLYKLFAWTSGATIGNFIAFSESRGESYRNSYVETILGN, encoded by the coding sequence ATGCATACTGAACAGCCTTCAGTCTCGATTATCGTAAGGATAAAACACAGTCCGAAACTCCTTCAAAGGGCCTTAAAAAGTATTGCGGCACAGACGTTCAGGAAGATAGAGGTCGTGCTTGTTGATGACGGGTCCTTTATGCTTGCTGAGGATGAGATGCAGGGGATCCTTGGGCATATTCCGCTCAGCCGTGTCAGATGTGAAAAGGACACCGGGAACACTCATTCGGGGAATACCGGTATCCGGCGTGCCAGAGGGAAATACATCGGTTTCCTTGATGATAAAGACGCGTTATACCCTGAACATGTTGAAGTGCTGAGAAACCTTCTGGCCGGCAGTGATTACAAGGTAGTCTATGCAAACTGCGAGGCGGTATCTCTCTCGTGCGTTCCCGGTACAGATGCGTTTGATGAGATATCCGAGGGGAGCCAGGGAATGTGGGGGCCTTCATCCGATGTGAGACTGTTTGAGGATGCGGTTCCATTGTCATCGATACTCTTTGACAATGATATTCTCAGGAGCAGCGGCGGGTTCGATGCAACGCTCGGAATGTTCGAAGACTGGGACCTGATTATCCGCATTTTTTCCCTGACGCCTTTCTATCATGTAGCGGCAGTCACTTCCAGATATACGCGGGAGATCAGGGATTGCGGGCTTCCCGCGACAGATCCGGACCAGCTCAGGTCCGCGTATATCAGGGTGCTGGAGAAGCATACAGAGAAGATCACGCCGCACACAATATATTCTTATCTGACGTGCAAGGAAGAGTTCAGGCGTGAACAGGAGAGGCTCATCAGAAGCCTTGAGGACGAGCTGTTACGGCAGAAGAAATATCTCGGCCATGCAGGAAGTGCACCGGCGGATTCCGGACCTCCCGGTGATCAGATGTCTGCTGTCGGACACCTCACCGATATCAGGAAGCAGCTGGATGAAAAAAACAGCTATATTGAAGAGATCCACCGGAGCCTCGGATGGAAGATGCTGATGTTTTACCGGCAGAAAATAAAGACTTTTGTGGCTCCTGAAGGGACAAAGCGGCAGAAATTCTACCGTCTTGCGCTTGCCAGCATGCCCCTGCTCAGGGAAAAGGGGGCCCCCTTTGTCTTCAGAAAAGCGAAGAACGTGCTGCGCCGGCTGAGGGCTGAAAAAAATATAGAAAAGGAACAGTACCATATCCCCGCGATTCATGATGAAATACCCGGCACGGCAGATGTCAGGGTATCTGTGGTGATTCCGACAAGAAATGCAGGCAGAGACTTCCGTTATACCCTCGAAAAAATATCGGGGCAGAAAGGCATCAGGGAGATTGAACTGATCATCGTCGACTCAGGCTCTGAGGACGGCACCCTTGCGCTGGCAGAGAGGTATGGCGCACGTGTCTTTTCGGTGAACCCGTTTGACTTCAATCACGGGGCTACCAGGAATTTCGGAGCTGAAAAAGCGTCGGGGGATTTTCTGGTATTCATGTCGCAGGATGCGATACCGATTGGTGACCTCTGCCTTTTCAATCTGATCAGCAAAATGCATCAGGACATGGGGATCGCCGCCGCGACCTTAAAACAGGTCCCGAGAAGCGACGCAGATCTGTTTTCATGCTGGCAGCTCTGGTTTTATAACGACAGGCTGCTCAGATATTCGGAAGACTTTGTTGCGGCCCTGAACACCGCATATCCTGAAGGCGTTTCCCCCGAAGAGAAAAGGAGACTCATGCAGATAGACAATGTCTTTTCCTGTTTCCGGAGAGAGGTGTTCAACAGGTTCAGATTCAGGGAGATTGCATATGCAGAGGATCTGGACCTCGGCAGGAGACTGATCGAAGGCGGGCATAAAATACTGTTCATGATTTCATCGGGCGTGATCCATTCCCACAACAGGCCTGCTGAATATTTTTTCAGGAGAGGATATATTGACACAAGGACACTGCTTCAGCTTCTCCGCCATGAACCGATCAATTGGGAAAATGTCGGGATTACCTCGGTCGAGCAGATGCTGGCATATCTCTATTCACTGTACAAGAGGGTGAACTACTCGATGGAGGAATTTGCATTTTCCTCCGGGGACGGATATCCGCTTGACCAGTTGATATCAGCAATCAAAAGCCAGATTCAGGATACCCGGAATCCCCTCGTTCTTCGCGGAGAACCGGGGATCGACAGGCTTTTCACAAGATTCTTCTCGGGGAGTTTCCATCAGAACGGAAAAAGCATGCCGGCAGGGGATGATATCCTTATGCATCAGTATTTCATGTTTCTGGACAGTTTCTCTGAATATCTCACCGGAAGCAATATGCGAGTTGTTCCGGGAAACATGAAAAAGGAACTGATCGAGACATTGTATAAACTCTTTGCCTGGACATCCGGTGCAACTATCGGGAATTTCATCGCCTTTTCGGAAAGCAGGGGGGAGTCCTACCGGAACTCCTATGTGGAAACGATACTGGGGAACTGA
- a CDS encoding glycosyltransferase family 2 protein gives MQQENLLVSIIVRTKDRPALLRRALKSIAAQTYRPIEVVLVNDGGCDLDVEELGRILGNASLNYIRLRENRGRARAGNTGIENARGDYIGFLDDDDEFYPEHISTLMSFLKDSEYRIAYTDSLMVYARYHDSTGEMEVMRKEVMFSHDFDFDLLVFENYIPLLCLLFARETVLSVSGFDESFDLYEDWDMLIRLGEIQPFHHIRKTTAEYSQWSLTSQISQWNMDSDLLKQACLRVLNKHLHKFTALRIHDHLSRSLVVKKLEQRINQLRETEKEGQRLEELLQAKEQLVSEIMNTRGWRLLQHYRHIRDGFRALYSGKTQGNLLLKGLKTLKTQGLKALVFKMNKKLLFSQSIKQPNPVDFSSLPVRSVSGSDIVHPLESRISVIIPTKNAGRDFEYILQKISRQEGIREIELLIIDSGSGDGTVDIAKKYTEHVFQVSPDEFHHAKTRNFGAEMATGEFLVFTVQDAIPAGAQWLYKLVSPLSAGEASAVSARQIPRSDADLFAGWSYWDHDLRYLGNDRERISQVTPEAFLKLSLQEKRSLACLDNVCLGIAKKTFDTYRFRAGYAEDFELGMRMISEGHPLMFQSSNAVIHSHSRPPVYYFRRSCADTLIMADILQTEHEEIDEESVTGAISYCYAILKAAIDELHRDRNLPTNPEKLVHVLLNLLYDKMTWFNPSWQNICGDQLLDEYFRNIRPGSRKEIVSELYSEMAGKLYRFSQFMRAYADIQPFGEDFTACLYKIFSVTAGNFLGRHSQIQSKSLCGGI, from the coding sequence ATGCAGCAGGAAAACCTTCTGGTTTCCATCATAGTAAGGACAAAGGACCGGCCGGCACTGCTCAGGCGGGCACTGAAGAGCATCGCTGCGCAGACATACCGTCCGATAGAGGTTGTCCTTGTGAACGACGGCGGATGCGATCTCGATGTCGAAGAACTGGGGCGAATCCTCGGCAATGCTTCGCTGAACTATATCAGGCTCCGCGAGAACAGGGGAAGGGCGCGTGCAGGGAATACGGGCATCGAAAACGCCCGGGGAGACTATATAGGCTTCCTGGACGACGACGACGAATTCTACCCGGAACATATTTCGACACTCATGTCTTTTCTGAAAGACAGCGAGTATCGTATTGCGTATACGGATTCACTCATGGTGTACGCAAGATATCACGACTCTACCGGTGAGATGGAGGTGATGCGGAAGGAAGTAATGTTCTCTCACGATTTTGATTTTGACCTCCTTGTCTTTGAAAATTATATCCCCCTGCTGTGCCTGCTGTTTGCGCGTGAGACTGTCCTGAGCGTGTCTGGTTTCGATGAATCGTTCGATCTCTATGAGGATTGGGACATGCTTATTCGGTTGGGGGAGATTCAGCCCTTTCATCATATCAGGAAGACAACAGCAGAATACAGCCAGTGGAGTCTGACGTCCCAGATATCACAGTGGAACATGGATTCGGATCTCCTGAAACAGGCCTGTCTCAGGGTCCTGAACAAGCATCTTCACAAATTCACTGCATTGAGGATTCATGATCATCTCTCAAGGAGCCTCGTCGTGAAAAAGCTCGAGCAGAGGATCAACCAGTTACGCGAAACAGAAAAAGAGGGGCAAAGGCTTGAGGAGTTGCTGCAGGCAAAGGAACAGCTTGTCAGCGAGATAATGAATACCAGAGGCTGGAGGCTGTTGCAGCACTACAGGCATATCAGGGATGGGTTCCGTGCCCTGTATTCCGGGAAGACGCAGGGAAATCTCCTGCTGAAAGGGCTGAAAACCCTGAAAACGCAGGGACTGAAAGCACTGGTGTTCAAGATGAACAAGAAACTGCTCTTCTCCCAGTCGATAAAACAGCCGAATCCGGTCGATTTCTCTTCCCTGCCGGTCCGCAGTGTTTCCGGGTCCGATATCGTACACCCGCTTGAGTCAAGGATATCAGTCATCATTCCTACGAAAAATGCAGGCAGGGACTTTGAATATATTCTCCAGAAAATATCCCGGCAGGAGGGAATCAGGGAGATAGAACTTCTTATCATTGACTCAGGTTCCGGGGACGGGACTGTAGACATCGCGAAAAAATATACTGAACACGTCTTTCAGGTCAGCCCTGATGAGTTCCACCATGCGAAGACCCGCAATTTCGGCGCTGAGATGGCAACAGGCGAATTCCTCGTATTTACCGTGCAGGATGCCATTCCTGCAGGGGCACAGTGGCTGTATAAACTTGTCTCTCCTTTGTCCGCTGGAGAGGCATCTGCGGTTTCTGCGCGGCAGATTCCACGCTCGGACGCGGACCTCTTTGCAGGCTGGTCATACTGGGACCACGACCTCCGGTATCTTGGAAATGACCGTGAAAGAATCTCTCAGGTTACACCTGAAGCATTCCTGAAACTCTCTCTTCAGGAGAAAAGATCGCTCGCCTGTCTGGATAATGTATGTTTGGGGATTGCGAAAAAAACATTTGATACATATCGGTTCCGTGCCGGGTATGCGGAAGATTTTGAACTCGGCATGCGGATGATCAGCGAAGGGCACCCTCTCATGTTTCAGTCATCGAATGCGGTCATCCATTCCCACAGCAGGCCGCCTGTCTATTATTTCAGGCGAAGCTGTGCAGATACGCTCATCATGGCGGACATTCTGCAGACAGAGCATGAGGAGATCGATGAAGAATCAGTTACGGGGGCGATCAGCTATTGCTATGCAATACTGAAAGCGGCTATCGACGAATTACACAGAGACCGGAATCTTCCGACCAATCCCGAGAAACTGGTTCATGTCCTGCTGAATCTCCTCTATGACAAGATGACCTGGTTCAATCCTTCATGGCAGAACATCTGTGGAGATCAGCTTCTTGATGAATATTTCAGAAATATCAGGCCTGGATCAAGGAAAGAGATCGTGTCTGAACTGTATTCAGAAATGGCGGGCAAGCTGTACCGCTTCTCTCAATTCATGAGGGCGTATGCAGACATTCAGCCTTTCGGGGAAGACTTCACTGCCTGTCTTTACAAGATATTCAGTGTTACAGCCGGAAATTTTCTCGGCAGACATTCTCAGATACAGAGCAAATCCCTCTGCGGGGGTATTTAA
- a CDS encoding glycosyltransferase yields MTDIRNPSLSVVIRTKNEEKHIGEVLARLGEQVYEGRTEVVLVDSGSSDETVTVADRFGCRIIHMKPREFSFGRALNRGIMQAAGEIIIFLSGHSVPAGKDYFSKMVKPFADPEMAATFGRDIPWPDACPSQARDILNHFPDSDLEGSKFSNANAAVRRKIWEQVPFDEQLTACEDLLWAQKVMGLGYRITYVPGASVYHSHTASPYYIFRRYLRERSSVRKILDLPGLAIKDILKNSFWHIKCDFRFVRERSYGFRWYFHIPLYRLSQEIGLYIGSRRAEQGRGSVG; encoded by the coding sequence GTGACAGATATCCGTAATCCCTCACTGTCGGTCGTGATCCGTACAAAAAATGAAGAGAAACATATCGGCGAAGTTCTCGCACGTTTGGGCGAGCAGGTCTATGAAGGCCGTACAGAAGTAGTACTCGTGGATTCTGGTTCCTCTGACGAAACCGTGACTGTTGCAGACCGTTTTGGCTGCCGAATCATACATATGAAACCCCGGGAGTTTTCTTTCGGCCGTGCATTGAACAGGGGGATCATGCAGGCAGCGGGAGAAATTATTATCTTCCTCAGCGGCCATTCTGTTCCTGCAGGAAAAGACTACTTCAGTAAGATGGTAAAACCTTTTGCGGATCCTGAGATGGCAGCGACATTCGGCAGGGATATCCCCTGGCCCGATGCCTGTCCTTCGCAGGCGAGGGACATTCTCAACCACTTTCCAGACTCTGACCTTGAGGGAAGCAAATTCTCGAATGCGAATGCAGCGGTGAGAAGGAAAATATGGGAGCAGGTACCCTTCGACGAACAGCTGACTGCGTGTGAAGATCTGCTCTGGGCACAAAAAGTGATGGGTCTCGGGTACAGGATTACATATGTTCCCGGGGCAAGTGTCTATCATTCACATACTGCATCACCTTACTATATCTTCAGGCGATATCTCAGGGAAAGGAGTTCGGTCAGGAAGATACTCGATCTTCCGGGCCTTGCGATCAAAGACATTCTGAAGAACAGCTTCTGGCATATCAAATGCGATTTCCGGTTCGTAAGGGAAAGATCTTATGGGTTCCGCTGGTATTTCCACATACCGCTCTACAGGCTGTCCCAGGAGATCGGGCTCTATATAGGAAGCAGACGCGCAGAGCAGGGGAGGGGGTCGGTTGGATAG